TTCACCACCGCCGAGACCGCGGCCAGCCCGCTCGCCACGCCGGACGTCAGGAACAGCGGCCCGAGCAAGAGCTTGCGCTGCGCCCAGGCGGGCGTCGACGTCGCAGCCAGCAGCACGCCGGTGTATCCGCCGATGAACAGCGCCAGCGGCAGCCCGGCAAGATGCACGGTGCGGCCGAGCCAGCCGCGGGACAGCCTTCCGAAGCGCGAGTCGCGGCCCAGCACGTCTTCCGCGAGCTGGAGCGCTGCGCCGATGCCGGTCAGCGGGCCGAACGTGCTCAGCCCCCACGCGCCCAGACTCATCGGCGAGCGCGTCCGCACGATGCGCAGCATGTTCAGGAACCGCTCCGGCCGGCCCAGGTCCGCGATCAGGAGACCCGTTCCCGCCAGGATTCCGCCCAGCGCGATGTACCTGCCCGCGCGCACCACGCCGCGGTCGTTCGCGCCGGCGAGGTCCTCCGCCGCGGCGGCCAGCCAGCTTCCGGCCGCGATGCCGCCGACCCAGAAGTAGACCGGGATGTAGTACCACTCCCACGGCGCCTTCTTGACCGGCGGCACGCCCTGGTAGCTCTCCGCCTCGCGGCCCGCGAGCTGGCCTACACGCCGCACGTCGAGGACCTGTGCATCGACCTGTCCGGGTCCCGGCTCCACCAGGCCGATGCGCGCCTGACCGTAGGGTGCTTCTGTCTGCGGCACGCTCATCGAGTCACCTCCCTATGCGGAACGCGAATTCCCAGGACGCCTCCGCGCCAGACAGCCAGCCCGCCCTGCCGCAACTCACCTTCCCGATCGGAACGCCAGCATCGTGGCCGCCGCGAGCGCCACGCCCGCGAACGCGGCGGCGAGCAGCCCGGTCGCCGTGTTGGCGGACGGCCGCTTCACCACCGCCGGCAGGTTGTAGACCTCGGGCCGGTCGATCAGCAGGAAGAACGCGTTCAGTCCGCCGAGCTCCGAGGTGTCGCACTCGTCCTCGAGGACGCCGCCGGAGCCGTAGAGGTACGCGGGGACACCACGCGCGCGCAGCTCCGCCACCCGCTCCTGCGCCCGCGCCAACAGCTCGTCCACGGGCCCGAAGCGGATCGAGTCCGTTGGGCACGTCTTCGCGCACGCGGGCTCGAGCCCGTCCTTCAGCCGGTCGTAGCACAGCGTGCACTTGTGCGCCTTGCCCGTGCCCTGCCGGTCGATCTCGATCACGCCGAACGGACACGCGGGCTGGCAGTAGCCGCAGCCGTTGCACACGTCCTGCTGGACGAGGACGGTGTCGAACTCGGTGCGGATGATCGAGCCGGTCGGGCACGCCTCCAGGCACGGCGCGTTCACGCAGTGCTTGCAGACGTCCGACATGAACAGCCACCGCTGCCCGGGCTTCGCCCACTGCTCGCTCGTGGTCAGGTTGCCCCAGGGCTCGAATTCGGCGGACGGCTCGCCCCACGACTCGAAGCGCGACTCGTCGAACTGCTCGACGAACACCACGTGTCGCCACGTCGTGGCCGAGAGGTCACGCGTGTTGTCGTACGAGACGCCGGTGAAGTGGAAGCCGTCCGCCGGCAGGTTGTTCCACTGCTTGCACGCGACCTCGCACGCCTTGCAGCCGATGCAGAGCGTCGTGTCGGTGAAGAAGCCGTACGCGCGGCCGGGCGTGATCGCCTCGCGGCCGCGCGTGCCGGACCCAGTGCCCTGCGCACTCATGCTGGGCGAGCTCATAGGGCACCTCCGCCCGCTCTCCGGGCGGCGGAAGCACGCGGGTTCGGACGCGCACCCGCATCGATCCCTTCGCCGCGCGCGCCTGCCGCGCCGTCGTCGTCACGAACGCGGGCGCCCCTGTGACCGGCTTGGGCCCGCGCCCGGCCAGGCCGGATGTCGCACGTCAGGACCTTGCCCTCGTGGATCGAGACGTTGGGGTCCGCGACCAGCGGGATCAGGTCATTGGACGCGTCGCCGCGCACCGTGCCCGCGTACCCGAAGTGCCAAGGGAAGCCGATCTGGTAGATCGTGCGACCCGCGACCTCGAGCGGCTTCAAGCGCCGCGTCACCAGCGCCCGTCCCTCGGCCTCGCCGCGCGCGGTGATCACCGTCACCCAGTCGCCCGGCCGGATGCCCTTCTCTTCGGCGAGCTCCGGCGGCAACTCGACGAACGCTGCGGGCTGGAGCTCGCTCAGCCACGCGTGCCAGCGCGTCATGCCCCCGGCCGTGTGGTGCTCGGTGAGCCGGTACGTGGTCAGCACGTACGGGTAATCCGGGTTCGCGACGCCGTGGTACGGGTTGCCCTCGACGTTCCAGGACTTCACCAGCGGGCTGCGGTCCTGCTCCGGGTGGAGCGGGTTGTGCACGGGCGTCTCCCACGGCTCGTAATGGGTGGGCAGCGGGCCGTCCTTCATGCCGAACGGGAAGAAGATCCACGCCTTGCCCCACTGTTTGAGCACGAACGGCGAGTCGCCGGCATGGCGCTCGAGCCCCGCGGCCTCCGGGTCGCCCGGGTCGTCCGGCCGCTTTTCGGGATCGAAGTCCGGCTGGTCGCCGAGCC
The sequence above is drawn from the bacterium genome and encodes:
- a CDS encoding 4Fe-4S ferredoxin is translated as MSAQGTGSGTRGREAITPGRAYGFFTDTTLCIGCKACEVACKQWNNLPADGFHFTGVSYDNTRDLSATTWRHVVFVEQFDESRFESWGEPSAEFEPWGNLTTSEQWAKPGQRWLFMSDVCKHCVNAPCLEACPTGSIIRTEFDTVLVQQDVCNGCGYCQPACPFGVIEIDRQGTGKAHKCTLCYDRLKDGLEPACAKTCPTDSIRFGPVDELLARAQERVAELRARGVPAYLYGSGGVLEDECDTSELGGLNAFFLLIDRPEVYNLPAVVKRPSANTATGLLAAAFAGVALAAATMLAFRSGR
- a CDS encoding polysulfide reductase, which codes for MSVPQTEAPYGQARIGLVEPGPGQVDAQVLDVRRVGQLAGREAESYQGVPPVKKAPWEWYYIPVYFWVGGIAAGSWLAAAAEDLAGANDRGVVRAGRYIALGGILAGTGLLIADLGRPERFLNMLRIVRTRSPMSLGAWGLSTFGPLTGIGAALQLAEDVLGRDSRFGRLSRGWLGRTVHLAGLPLALFIGGYTGVLLAATSTPAWAQRKLLLGPLFLTSGVASGLAAVSAVVNARDSASPAARRRLSRAGALALGAELLLEAADRDEARRLPSAQRESRLVKTTRALMVGAGMVAPLALELVRGIAPLGKERRRRERERWALRRARGRRRRSRAGLLAAGLTLAGGLALRLLTAHEGKVSADTPEDTWQFARRGPRTLPPGERGAGDAERAPAALAGRPQDLAAPGLHPGAVTAGEAVGGAARGEQDETRREQRAAD